In the genome of Gemmatimonadota bacterium, one region contains:
- a CDS encoding phytanoyl-CoA dioxygenase family protein, whose product MSLTQEQLSLFRTQGYAIVPDMFTRREIRAMCAELDRFKREGLLRNVATDGDGQTHSQTQINLQICPITPKSAFYRALHFHSKVLALVGQLIGSPFVFYLDQIFLKPGKQGIGTDWHQDNAYFKITDPAKGVGMWVALHDANIANGTLHIVPDSHREIYAHDRDPNSDHHIHCTVPEERAIPIELPAGGAVFFNFGIAHRTLANTTHRERAGLALHFLNTDYIPKNLKATRRYTHLTGPLATGGKKEYGLCVANTWPNEVDRLLIPAPLPS is encoded by the coding sequence ATGTCCCTAACACAAGAACAACTCAGCCTCTTCCGCACCCAGGGTTACGCCATTGTCCCCGACATGTTCACCCGCCGGGAAATACGCGCCATGTGCGCTGAACTCGACCGCTTCAAACGCGAAGGCCTCCTCCGCAATGTCGCCACCGACGGAGACGGGCAAACCCATTCACAAACGCAAATCAACCTGCAAATCTGTCCCATCACGCCCAAAAGCGCGTTTTATCGCGCCCTGCACTTTCACTCCAAAGTCCTCGCCCTTGTCGGGCAACTCATCGGCTCTCCCTTTGTGTTCTACCTCGACCAGATCTTTCTCAAACCCGGCAAACAGGGCATTGGCACGGACTGGCACCAGGACAATGCGTATTTCAAAATCACCGATCCCGCCAAAGGCGTTGGCATGTGGGTTGCCCTTCACGATGCCAACATCGCCAACGGCACACTGCACATCGTACCCGACAGCCACCGCGAAATCTACGCCCACGACCGGGATCCCAACAGCGACCATCACATTCACTGCACAGTACCCGAAGAACGAGCCATCCCCATTGAATTGCCAGCCGGGGGTGCTGTCTTCTTCAACTTTGGCATAGCCCATCGCACACTTGCAAACACCACACACAGAGAACGCGCGGGCCTTGCCCTGCACTTTTTGAACACCGACTATATTCCCAAAAACCTCAAAGCGACCCGACGCTATACCCACCTCACAGGTCCCCTTGCCACAGGTGGAAAAAAAGAATACGGCCTTTGCGTTGCCAACACCTGGCCCAATGAAGTAGATCGCCTTCTCATTCCTGCGCCCTTGCCCTCATAA
- a CDS encoding helix-turn-helix transcriptional regulator translates to MQVLTKKHRTEIETIELRFLGPKKKRKQAVKTLGSMGFVDISDAVPWREYFPYTDEQLPGVSLSGARGKEGLTQRELSKLTGIPQRHISEMENGKRPIGKETAKKLGKALNISYKVFL, encoded by the coding sequence ATGCAGGTACTCACGAAAAAGCACCGTACTGAAATAGAGACCATCGAACTACGTTTTCTTGGTCCGAAAAAAAAGCGCAAGCAAGCCGTCAAAACACTCGGGTCCATGGGCTTTGTAGATATATCTGATGCAGTTCCATGGCGCGAGTATTTTCCTTATACCGACGAGCAATTGCCCGGTGTTTCTCTATCGGGTGCAAGGGGGAAGGAAGGATTGACACAGCGGGAATTATCCAAGTTGACTGGCATTCCGCAACGACACATTTCGGAAATGGAAAATGGCAAACGGCCTATTGGGAAGGAAACAGCAAAAAAACTCGGAAAAGCACTCAATATAAGCTATAAAGTCTTTCTATAG
- a CDS encoding cytotoxic translational repressor of toxin-antitoxin stability system produces the protein MDWTVTIARKAQRQIGRLPKRVQKNLLALIREIEVAGPVRGNWPNYSSLGKNRHHCHIKKGRPTYVSVWEVKDKNIKLVEVTYAGTHEKAPY, from the coding sequence ATGGACTGGACCGTAACAATAGCCAGAAAGGCGCAAAGGCAAATCGGACGTTTACCCAAACGGGTTCAAAAGAATCTTCTTGCCCTGATCAGAGAGATTGAAGTAGCAGGTCCCGTCCGAGGGAACTGGCCTAACTACAGCTCCCTTGGAAAAAATCGGCACCATTGTCATATTAAAAAGGGAAGACCCACTTACGTTTCTGTTTGGGAAGTGAAGGACAAAAATATCAAATTAGTAGAGGTGACGTATGCAGGTACTCACGAAAAAGCACCGTACTGA
- a CDS encoding dipeptide ABC transporter ATP-binding protein, whose product MPEKNNQPLLEVTGLKTHFPIKKGLWRKVVGYVKAVDGLDLTLHRGETLGLVGESGCGKTTTGRSIIRLIEPTDGEIIFHHNGQQLDLRNLGKEHMRDLRRELQYIFQDPFSSLNPRMTVFDIVAEPLIINQIASGSELENRVEQLFIRVGLRPDHLRRYPHAFSGGQRQRIGIARALALNPKLVIADEPVSALDVSVQAQVINLLEDLQETFDLTYLFIAHDLSVVEHISDRVAVMYLGQIIEITTSEQLYQNPLHPYTAALLSAVPIADPDDHRERIPLEGDVPDPADAPSGCKFHVRCPYAQDKCKTEEPRLIEIEPGHRASCHFAGELTFGEHHIEPA is encoded by the coding sequence ATGCCAGAGAAAAACAATCAGCCCCTTCTCGAAGTTACTGGACTCAAAACCCACTTTCCCATCAAAAAGGGCTTATGGCGAAAAGTCGTCGGCTATGTCAAAGCAGTAGATGGCTTAGACCTCACCCTGCACCGGGGCGAAACCCTCGGCCTGGTCGGAGAATCGGGCTGCGGGAAGACCACAACCGGGCGGTCCATCATCCGCCTGATAGAACCCACCGACGGCGAGATCATCTTCCATCACAACGGCCAGCAACTCGATCTGCGCAACCTCGGCAAAGAACACATGCGTGACCTGCGGAGAGAACTGCAATACATCTTCCAAGACCCCTTCTCGTCGCTCAACCCGCGCATGACCGTCTTCGACATCGTGGCCGAACCCCTCATCATCAACCAGATCGCATCGGGATCTGAACTCGAAAACCGCGTCGAGCAACTGTTCATCCGCGTGGGCTTGCGCCCCGATCACCTGCGGCGATATCCCCATGCCTTTTCAGGAGGACAGCGCCAGCGCATCGGCATTGCCCGCGCCCTCGCACTCAACCCCAAACTCGTCATTGCCGACGAACCCGTCTCCGCCCTCGACGTGTCCGTACAGGCTCAGGTCATCAACCTCCTCGAAGACCTCCAGGAAACCTTCGACCTCACCTACCTGTTCATCGCCCACGACCTCAGCGTCGTCGAACACATCTCCGACCGCGTTGCCGTAATGTACCTCGGTCAAATCATTGAAATCACCACATCCGAGCAACTCTACCAGAATCCCCTTCACCCCTACACCGCGGCCCTCCTATCCGCCGTTCCCATCGCCGACCCCGACGACCACCGCGAGCGCATCCCCCTCGAAGGCGACGTACCAGACCCCGCCGACGCCCCATCCGGATGCAAATTTCACGTGCGCTGTCCCTATGCACAGGACAAATGCAAAACAGAAGAACCCCGGCTCATAGAAATCGAACCGGGGCATCGGGCGAGTTGTCACTTTGCCGGTGAACTCACATTCGGCGAACACCACATCGAACCCGCTTAA